One window of the Saccopteryx bilineata isolate mSacBil1 chromosome 2, mSacBil1_pri_phased_curated, whole genome shotgun sequence genome contains the following:
- the CACYBP gene encoding calcyclin-binding protein codes for MASVVEELQKDLEEVKALLEKATRKRVCDALTAEKARIETEIKNKVQQKPQRQAELDSEKPAAVVTPITSGYTVKISNYGWDQSDKFVKIYITLAGVHQVPSENVQVLFTERSFDLLVKNLNGKSYSMIVNNLLKPISVEGSSKKVKTDTVIILCRKKTENTRWEYLTQVEKECKEKEKPSYDTETDPSEGLMNVLKKIYEDGDDDMKRTINKAWVESREKQAKGETEF; via the exons ATGGCTTCAGTGGTGGAGGAG CTGCAGAAAGATCTCGAAGAGGTGAAGGCGCTGCTGGAGAAGGCCACCCGGAAGAGAGTGTGTGATGCCCTCACAGCCGAGAAGGCCAGGATTGAGACAGAGATCAAGAACAAGGTGCAGCAGAAGCCTCAGAGGCAGGCAGAGCTGGACAGCGAGAAGCCGGCCGCTGTGGTCACTCCCATCACCTCGGGCTACACGGTGAAGATCAGCAACTACG GATGGGATCAGTCAGACAAGTTTGTGAAAATCTACATTACCTTAGCTGGAGTTCATCAGGTCCCCAGTGAGAACGTGCAGGTGCTCTTCACAGAGCG GTCATTTGATCTCTTGGTAAAGAATCTAAATGGGAAGAGTTACTCCATGATTGTGAATAATCTCTTGAAACCCATCTCTGTGGAAGGCAGTTCAAAAAAA GTCAAGACAGATACAGTGATTATCTTATGTAGAAAGAAAACGGAAAACACACGGTGGGAGTACCTGACTCAGGTCGAAAAAGAGTGCAAGGAGAAAGA aaagCCCTCCTATGACACTGAAACAGATCCTAGTGAGGGATTGATGAATGTTCTAAAGAAAATTTATGAAGATGGAGATGATGATATGAAGCGAACCATTAATAAAGCCTGGGTAGAGTCAAGAGAGAAGCAGGCCAAAGGAGAAACAGAGTTCTGA